The Mycolicibacterium mageritense genome contains a region encoding:
- a CDS encoding TetR/AcrR family transcriptional regulator, with the protein MVEPDKRDLIVRSALTLAAAGGASRMTLRAVAAGCGVSLGLVQHYFGTKAALIAAVDEHVLGIVSHTLTARPAHGGSQPTPAELHRRFAQLLVGNPEATAYMARALCDGDPIGAALFDRILQVSAAQAPAASASATGPDPLWAALNPLILGLGTIMFRHHIERHLPQPLDAPAQLARWHAAATSLIREGYFRHADDRQPPQNR; encoded by the coding sequence ATGGTCGAACCGGATAAGCGGGATCTGATCGTCAGATCCGCGCTGACACTGGCCGCTGCCGGGGGCGCCTCGCGCATGACACTGAGAGCAGTTGCTGCCGGGTGCGGCGTCAGTCTGGGCTTGGTGCAGCATTACTTCGGCACCAAGGCGGCGCTGATCGCTGCGGTCGACGAGCACGTTCTCGGTATCGTCTCCCACACCCTCACCGCGCGCCCCGCCCACGGGGGTTCACAACCCACGCCGGCAGAGCTGCACCGCCGGTTCGCGCAACTGTTGGTCGGCAACCCCGAGGCCACGGCCTACATGGCGCGCGCCTTGTGCGACGGCGACCCGATCGGGGCGGCCCTCTTCGACCGGATCCTGCAGGTCAGCGCCGCCCAGGCGCCGGCGGCCAGCGCATCAGCTACGGGCCCGGACCCGCTGTGGGCGGCGCTCAACCCGTTGATCCTGGGCCTGGGGACGATCATGTTCCGCCACCACATCGAGCGTCATCTGCCACAACCGCTGGACGCCCCGGCGCAGCTGGCGCGCTGGCACGCCGCGGCCACGTCACTGATCCGCGAGGGCTATTTCCGCCACGCCGACGACCGGCAGCCGCCGCAAAATAGGTGA
- a CDS encoding sensor domain-containing protein, protein MSRETRCAAAAFALAAGILSGCTVAVSGSAAIEGTPDVRIGRNVADVLPTHHELSAALDIAFEAEDFPPRVGGARVLGVGADYSGDIACAGVAEEATFSVYKALPIWAAAEDSWDSEGFMPPHVFVDVAAIALRSEAAARDAVTAFGDQWRQCQDADVRVADAAGSGHDLAYRVSAVHTEPAQLSAEVVFSTFAGEATIKRAVVVAANCIVDISVTYYRDDGPAVPDDLAEKVAQVSLERIDAA, encoded by the coding sequence CAGCATTCGCGCTGGCCGCTGGGATCCTCAGCGGATGCACCGTAGCGGTGAGCGGATCGGCGGCGATCGAGGGCACACCGGATGTGCGGATCGGACGCAACGTCGCCGACGTGCTGCCCACCCACCACGAACTGTCCGCCGCACTCGATATCGCTTTCGAGGCCGAGGACTTTCCTCCGAGAGTCGGCGGTGCACGAGTGCTGGGCGTCGGGGCCGACTACAGCGGCGACATTGCCTGTGCCGGGGTAGCCGAAGAGGCCACATTCAGTGTCTACAAGGCGCTGCCGATCTGGGCGGCGGCGGAGGACAGCTGGGACAGCGAAGGTTTCATGCCGCCCCACGTTTTCGTCGATGTCGCGGCGATCGCGCTGCGCTCGGAGGCCGCAGCACGTGATGCGGTGACCGCGTTCGGCGACCAATGGCGGCAGTGCCAGGATGCGGACGTGCGTGTCGCCGACGCCGCGGGATCCGGTCACGATCTGGCCTACCGGGTGAGCGCCGTGCACACCGAACCGGCACAGCTGAGCGCCGAGGTGGTGTTCAGTACGTTCGCCGGTGAGGCCACCATCAAGCGCGCAGTAGTGGTGGCCGCCAACTGCATCGTCGATATCAGCGTGACCTACTACCGCGATGACGGGCCCGCCGTGCCAGACGATCTTGCCGAGAAGGTCGCCCAGGTGTCGCTGGAGCGCATCGACGCGGCCTAG